From the Argentina anserina chromosome 3, drPotAnse1.1, whole genome shotgun sequence genome, the window AATCCAAAGCTGCCATCCAGATCCTTGATGACCTGATCGGCCGGGTAGGGGCCCCGGTCCCGGAGAGTCCGATAAGCCTGCACTACAAACATGGCCTCATTGGTTTGTTTTGACAGGCCATATTGCTTGATCAGGCTGTTGAGGTTGTTAAGGCTCCCCAAGAAAACGCAGTATATGTCATCCAAAGAACAGAACAACCTGCCATTGATAAATATTTGAGTCAATCATTGATTAATTTGATCTAATTCACTTAGATCTATCTAGATTAGACCCTATGTGCTTAATATGACGTGAAAATAGTCAATGTGATCCATTTGAGAAAGGGTACCTCTGATTCATCGAGAAGGAATTTTCTGGACGAACATAAGCAAGCAATGACTTGTTTCCAAAGCCAATAGAGAAAGAATTGTTGGAATCATGGCATGACATGAAATCCTTAACAATTTCCTGAGGATGCTTAGGCTTCTTGGCCGACGGGGTTGCCGGGCTGTTGAGTTCCTGCGGTGGCTGCACCACTTCCTTGTTGAATATGGCAAgcatcttgatcttcttcttcttctttcaagAACAAACAaggcaaaaacaaaacaaagatagATCTCAAATGGAGAAGTAGTAGGTAAAACAAAGAGAGATAGTGATGGAGAAGAATGGAGTTCGTTATGGGGTATATATAGTTGTTTATAGGAACTATATTTGAAGACAAATGCGGTGGCAATGATATCCAAAACTTTAAAGGAGGCGCGAAGTTTTAGTCTTGGTATGAGATTCGACCTATTTCTTAAtcctttctttatttcttaatCCCCCACCGTAATTAACTGAGATGAATAATCTCATGAACTCCAAAATCAAATTAAGTGCGTAAATTTTGGGGCAACGTGCTTTTTTTTCCTTCGGGAGAGGTCAACGTGCGATTTAAGCAAACAATGATATCCCTTACCTGACGTGGCGAAATGATTGACCGGCGCTTTGGCCGGATAAGACTAAATTCCGACATAGTTTGAGGTGGATTGATTGGTACGAAACGGAAGTAGTCAATGGTTAGGACAGTGGACGGTGACACATTTCCGAGTCATCATACCCATCTTGTCGGGGACGACGCTTTTGCGTCTACTTTGGACCATGTTGGATGGcccaaaaaaattaattgacCGCAAGGAAAGGCCCAAAAGAGATGATCTCATATTCTCACTCTTTAAGATGCAAAAACCATTCTTTTATTGCAATCATAGAGTATTGAATTGTATCATACAGCCCCTCAAATGAACAAAAGCTAGGCAAATGAAAAGGCcatttaataaaatatttatggTCTATATTCTGGAACAAATCACTCTTTAAGCCACTCAAACAATttgaagaacaaagaaagaaaacgtCCGCCCGTCGTCTCGAAGTTCCCTATGTTACATTAAATAAAAAGGCAGCATCTTGAAGTTCTTCTTGAAGAGTCATATTTCACATTgcaatacaaaatttcatgtcCTGGACCTTGGCAGGCCTTATGCACTATAGTCTTTGTTGTGGTATTTATCTTCAGGATAATAATATGCATTCACTATGTTCCCTCCAAATTTTCTCCCACCAAGTACGTTCTTTGCATTGGCACAACTTCCAGTATCAGAATATTCCAAGAACACCTGCAAGTGAAACTATGAGATAGCATAACATAAAATTGTGATCGATAAACTCTGAGAAATGCCAAACAAACTGCATCGCCACCAAATACGCATACAGAGGTGTTACCCAACTAGATAGTGATGACCAAGCCCAAAGTAGCAGTATGAAAGCTCTACACTTACTGAAAAACCTCCCACCATACCCATAAGATTGTGAGTGATTTTCCCAAACTAATGCTATCATTGCTATGCCAACGAACAGCATGC encodes:
- the LOC126788287 gene encoding stem-specific protein TSJT1-like; translated protein: MLAIFNKEVVQPPQELNSPATPSAKKPKHPQEIVKDFMSCHDSNNSFSIGFGNKSLLAYVRPENSFSMNQRLFCSLDDIYCVFLGSLNNLNSLIKQYGLSKQTNEAMFVVQAYRTLRDRGPYPADQVIKDLDGSFGFVIYDSKAGTVFASLDAYEGVSLYWGIAGDGSVVISDNLGVLKAGCSKSFAPFPTGCMFHSEQGLMSFEHPTRKMKAMPRIDSEGVMCGANFKVDAHSKLPNMPRVGSEANWAAWGQQT